One genomic region from Nostoc sphaeroides encodes:
- a CDS encoding YqaE/Pmp3 family membrane protein, with protein sequence MKLVRFLLGLLVPPLGVFLTVGVGPTLFINILLTVLGWLPGSIHAIWVIAKHDEQLNREGNIY encoded by the coding sequence ATGAAATTAGTTCGTTTTCTTCTAGGTTTGTTAGTGCCTCCTTTAGGCGTTTTCCTGACAGTTGGAGTTGGCCCAACCCTGTTTATTAACATCTTGCTCACAGTTCTAGGTTGGCTACCCGGTAGTATTCATGCAATTTGGGTTATTGCCAAGCATGATGAACAACTGAATAGAGAAGGCAATATTTACTAA
- a CDS encoding phage holin family protein — protein MLTPLLTALATALSLLIVDLVVPGVNIANFPAAMIAALVIGLINGSVKPVLSALSLPLNFLSFGAFSLVVNGLCFWLAAVLVPGFAVRGIIGFLLGPVILTFANTFINNYFVERNLLTGSGDVKTQGELPSR, from the coding sequence ATGTTAACACCATTATTAACCGCCCTAGCTACAGCTTTGAGCCTGTTGATTGTCGATTTAGTTGTTCCAGGCGTTAATATTGCTAACTTTCCCGCAGCTATGATTGCTGCTTTAGTAATTGGTTTAATTAACGGTTCAGTTAAACCAGTCTTGTCTGCTCTTTCTCTACCACTTAACTTTCTATCATTTGGAGCATTTTCGCTCGTCGTCAACGGTTTGTGTTTCTGGTTAGCAGCAGTGCTAGTTCCTGGGTTCGCAGTTCGCGGAATTATTGGTTTCCTTCTTGGGCCAGTGATCCTAACTTTTGCTAACACCTTCATTAACAACTACTTTGTTGAAAGAAACCTGTTAACCGGCAGTGGTGATGTAAAAACACAAGGTGAATTACCTTCTAGATAG
- a CDS encoding 2Fe-2S iron-sulfur cluster-binding protein yields the protein MAVYQVQFINPTLGLDRTIPVPDDQYILDMAEEAGIRLPSGCKQGECSACIAKLISGEVDQSEQKFLRPSEIQAGYVVTCVTYPLSDCTLETHQEQVLYKSALYYKPESGKSKRSQY from the coding sequence ATGGCAGTTTATCAAGTTCAATTCATCAATCCTACACTTGGATTAGATCGGACTATTCCAGTACCAGACGATCAATATATTCTGGATATGGCGGAAGAAGCTGGTATCCGCCTACCATCTGGGTGCAAACAAGGCGAATGTTCTGCGTGTATTGCTAAACTTATTAGTGGTGAAGTCGATCAAAGCGAGCAAAAATTTCTACGCCCAAGTGAAATACAGGCTGGTTATGTTGTGACTTGTGTAACTTACCCCTTATCTGATTGCACTTTAGAAACCCATCAAGAACAAGTCTTGTATAAATCAGCCCTTTATTATAAGCCTGAGTCGGGAAAATCTAAGCGATCGCAATATTAA